From Drosophila suzukii chromosome 2R, CBGP_Dsuzu_IsoJpt1.0, whole genome shotgun sequence, a single genomic window includes:
- the Slik gene encoding serine/threonine-protein kinase 10 isoform X2, with the protein MSFITNLKKVFHLGGGEAKKKRLYNNIKMDTDPEELWEMVGELGDGAFGKVYKAQHKEHKRYAAAKMCQLEDEENLSDHMVEIDILSEIKHPNIVELYEAFSLDDKLWMLIEYCDGGALDSIMVELEKPLTEPQIAYVCKHMTEGLTFLHRNKVIHRDLKAGNVLLTMEGGVKLADFGVSAKNKHTMQKHDTFIGTPYWMAPELVLCETFRDNPYDHKVDIWSLGITLIELAQMEPPNSEMSPMRVLLKIQKSEPPKLEQPSRWSKEFNDFLKKSLVKDPQVRPTTDVLMQHAFINRNLDSKPIKDLLLEYKAEVVEEVVDDETEEPRNSALQLDLDDDSASLQSQDIDKLPGTPTSILRDAKEQSQPSSSLPIAAAATAAAAAATTTTKATTPDRPNHTKDDNAEAAAQQPPHTKVPAPAPPSSQQTPPPQVQQPPTPPAQTTAAVLQKKTEDAAAVAEAAEKTESDKKHFVKKEKGKAPPPPSPLGLANAKPSPSDSQISPKKMATPEPASPVTTAIEVAIGQETMEPKPQPPSPTASSIVSVQSVASSSSSGSVSNAVLSSSTSLITINSDPPTPQHHQPLPPQAQHLVLPNSLESVSQITVVTSTHPPVIIDNSVVPPQNEVIIVSNDLNKSTHLHESSTDDDFPSLDDSLGDASTPPHKQSSMILAVNEPAGIVPAPPPQPQTASTVHARKLDESEVLIVSPSYADDDSAYNTASGSHSHDHSDHLMDTSHVSVVTVGDEVVKVKDSSNELGKRQPNGVGIVPEDVNIIVNRFKHDKRSPDSSLSENGSVRGRRGIEVQVGGSGGSDVDSIGTNTSQDSRHETDHNNKPQPPAAVLMPPPPPSVTNNHNHETIDEEEEVVIRPKARVPPVVKGVNAQGLTKEEIELRNLRKKTRKRTRKFEIDGVQMTTTTSRVIYGDDENGRIYDDHDFRKQELRELKMLQKQEKKQQTELYVKEQQAKEQQDRRFEQERSSLEKTYEADMDMVARQHKQLVEKTEQTQENELRSSSKRIRSEQEQELKIFRENLKQEIRLLKQEVDLFPKDKRKDEFKQRRSAMELDHEEKERAFLDSLKERHELLLRRLSEKHRDHLATINRNFLQQKQNAMRTREALLWELEEKQLHERHQLSKRHVKELCFMQRHQMIIRHEKELDQVKRMLQRKEEDMVKKQTMEKRALPKRIRAERKARDLMFRESLRISTNLDPEIERDRLKKFQEQEKKRYMQEERRFEVKHQKQLEELRATRESAIKELEQLQNEKRRALVEHEQSKLSEIDERLKGELREWREQLVPRKQQLQQRLQQERLEETFAQQLDEMETLYGGALIVSMPSDTLQRDHFTGSTRSSLSSYSEG; encoded by the exons ATGTCTTTTATCACCAACCTGAAGAAGGTCTTCCACCTCGGCGGGGGTGAGGCCAAGAAGAAACGCCTGTACAACAACATCAAGATGGACACTGATCCGGAGGAGCTATGGGAAATGGTGGGGGAGCTTGGCGATGGGGCCTTCGGCAAGGTATACAAGGCCCAGCATAAGGAGCACAAGCGGTACGCCGCCGCCAAGATGTGTCAACTGGAGGACGAGGAGAACCTCAGCGatcacatggtcgagatcgaCATTCTCTCGGAGATCAAGCACCCAAATATAGTGGAGCTGTATGAGGCCTTCTCCCTCGACGATAAGCTATGG ATGCTCATCGAGTACTGCGACGGCGGAGCCCTGGACAGCATCATGGTGGAGCTGGAGAAGCCCCTGACTGAGCCGCAGATTGCCTATGTTTGCAAACACATGACCGAGGGTCTCACCTTCCTGCACCGCAACAAAGTCATCCATCGCGATTTGAAAGCAGGAAACGTGCTGCTCACCATGGAAGGTGGCGTTAAGTTGG CGGACTTTGGTGTTTCGGCCAAGAACAAGCACACCATGCAGAAGCACGACACCTTCATCGGCACTCCCTACTGGATGGCCCCGGAGCTGGTGCTCTGCGAAACGTTCCGGGACAACCCGTACGATCACAAAGTAGACATCTGGTCACTGGGCATCACGCTCATAGAGCTGGCCCAGATGGAGCCGCCCAACAGCGAGATGTCACCCATGCGAGTCCTGCTCAAGATCCAAAAGAGCGAGCCGCCCAAGCTGGAGCAGCCCTCCAGGTGGAGCAAGGAGTTCAACGACTTCCTCAAGAAGTCCTTAGTCAAG GATCCCCAGGTTAGGCCCACGACGGATGTGCTGATGCAGCATGCCTTCATCAACAGGAATCTGGATTCCAAGCCCATCAAGGATCTGCTGCTCGAGTACAAGGCCGAAGTCGTGGAGGAGGTGGTTGACGACGAGACCGAG GAACCCCGCAACTCGGCGCTCCAGCTCGACCTGGACGATGACTCTGCTTCGCTGCAGAGCCAAGACATTGACAAAC TTCCAGGTACACCTACATCCATTTTGCGGGATGCCAAAGAGCAGTCCCAACCAAGTAGCAGTTTACCAATCGCAGCAGcggcaactgcagcagcagcagcagctacAACCACAACTAAAGCAACCACTCCGGACAGACCAAACCACACAAAGGATGACAATGCTGAAGCGGCAGCCCAGCAGCCGCCGCATACCAAAGTGCCTGCTCCAGCGCCACCGTCATCCCAACAAACGCCACCACCGCAAGTCCAGCAGCCACCTACACCACCAGCCCAAACCACAGCGGCCGTGCTGCAAAAGAAAACCGAGGATGCGGCAGCTGTTGCAGAAGCAGCCGAAAAAACCGAATCCGACAAAAAG CACTTTGTCAAAAAGGAAAAGGGCAAAGCCCCGCCTCCACCGTCACCGTTGGGCCTTGCAAATGCCAAGCCGTCTCCTAGCGATTCCCAGATTTCTCCCAAAAAGATGGCCACGCCCGAACCCGCCTCCCCAGTCACCACGGCCATTGAGGTGGCCATTGGCCAAGAGACGATGGAGCCGAAACCGCAGCCGCCCTCGCCCACAGCCTCCTCCATTGTGTCCGTGCAATCGGTGGCCTCCTCCAGCTCCTCGGGCAGCGTTTCCAATGCTGTCCTCAGTTCGAGTACTTCCCTGATCACCATCAACAGCGATCCGCCCACACCGCAGCATCATCAACCGCTGCCCCCACAAGCGCAGCATTTGGTTCTGCCAAACAGTTTGGAGTCGGTGAGTCAAATTACAGTGGTGACCAGCACCCACCCGCCGGTGATCATCGACAACTCTGTGGTGCCACCGCAGAACGAGGTGATCATCGTGTCCAACGATCTGAACAAGAGCACTCACCTCCACGAGTCTTCGACGGATGACGACTTCCCATCGCTGGACGACAGCTTGGGCGATGCCAGCACGCCGCCCCACAAGCAATCCTCAATGATATTGGCTGTTAATGAGCCAGCAGGAATAGTTCCTGCTCCTCCGCCACAGCCGCAAACTGCTTCCACTGTCCACGCCCGCAAGCTGGACGAGAGTGAGGTGTTGATTGTGAGTCCCTCCTACGCGGATGATGACTCGGCTTATAACACGGCATCAGGCAGTCACAGTCACGACCACAGCGACCATCTGATGGACACGAGCCACGTGTCAGTGGTTACCGTGGGCGATGAGGTGGTCAAGGTGAAGGATAGCAGCAATGAGCTGGGCAAGCGCCAGCCCAACGGAGTCGGCATTGTGCCCGAGGACGTGAACATCATTGTGAACCGATTCAAGCACGATAAGCGATCGCCGGACAGCTCGCTGAGCGAGAATGGCTCGGTGCGCGGACGCCGAGGTATTGAGGTGCAGGTTGGCGGCAGCGGAGGATCCGACGTGGACAGCATTGGCACCAACACTAGTCAGGACAGCCGGCACGAGACGGATCACAATAACAAGCCGCAGCCTCCAGCGGCTGTGCTGATGCCTCCACCGCCTCCGTCGGTGACGAATAACCACAACCATGAGACCAtagacgaggaggaggaggtggtgaTTCGACCCAAGGCGAGGGTTCCGCCCGTGGTCAAGGGAGTCAACGCTCAAGGTCTCACCAAGGAGGAGATTGAGCTGCGCAATCTGCGCAAGAAGACACGCAAGCGTACCCGTAAATTCGAGATCGATGGTGTGCAGATGACCACCACCACAAGTCGGGTGATCTACGGCGACGATGAGAACGGACGAATCTACGATGACCACGACTTCCGCAAGCAGGAGCTGCGTGAACTGAAGATGCTACAAAAGCAGGAGAAGAAACAGCAGACCGAATTGTACGTAAAGGAGCAGCAGGCCAAGGAGCAGCAGGATCGCCGCTTTGAGCAGGAGCGATCGTCGCTGGAAAAGACCTACGAGGCGGACATGGATATGGTGGCGCGCCAGCACAAGCAGCTAGTAGAAAAGACAGAGCAGACGCAGGAGAACGAGCTGCGCTCCTCGTCGAAGCGTATTCGCTCCGAGCAAGAGCAGGAGCTGAAGATCTTCCGCGAGAACCTCAAGCAGGAGATCCGGCTGCTCAAGCAGGAGGTGGACCTATTCCCCAAGGACAAACGCAAGGACGAGTTTAAGCAGCGCCGTTCGGCCATGGAGCTTGATCACGAGGAGAAGGAGCGCGCCTTCCTCGATTCCTTAAAGGAGAGGCATGAGCTTCTATTAAGACGACTTAGCGAGAAGCATCGTGACCACCTGGCCACCATCAACCGCAACTTCCTGCAGCAGAAGCAGAACGCAATGAGAACGCGGGAAGCACTGCTCTGGGAGTTGGAGGAGAAGCAGCTGCACGAGCGACACCAGCTGTCCAAGCGGCATGTAAAGGAGCTCTGTTTCATGCAACGACACCAGATGATCATCCGGCACGAGAAGGAGCTTGATCAGGTGAAGCGTATGCTGCAGCGCAAGGAGGAGGACATGGTCAAGAAACAGACGATGGAGAAGCGGGCGCTACCCAAGCGAATCCGAGCTGAGCGTAAGGCACGAGACCTTATGTTCCGTGAATCCCTACGTATTTCTACGAACCTAGATCCAGAAATTGAACGCGATCGATTGAAGAAG TTCCAGGAGCAAGAGAAGAAGCGCTACATGCAGGAGGAGCGAAGATTCGAGGTCAAGCATCAAAAGCAATTGGAAGAGCTACGCGCCACACGCGAAAGCGCCATAAA GGAGCTTGAGCAACTTCAGAACGAGAAGCGAAGGGCTCTGGTGGAGCACGAGCAATCCAAGCTATCGGAGATCGATGAGCGACTAAAGGGGGAGCTGCGCGAGTGGCGCGAACAGTTGGTGCCCCGCAAACAG caactacaGCAGCGGCTGCAACAAGAG CGCCTGGAGGAGACCTTCGCCCAGCAGCTCGACGAAATGGAGACCCTGTACGGCGGAGCCCTGATTGTGTCCATGCCCTCGGACACGCTGCAGCGAGATCACTTCACCGGCTCGACGCGCAGCAGCCTGAGTTCGTATTCCGAGGGCTGA
- the Slik gene encoding serine/threonine-protein kinase 10 isoform X3 has translation MSFITNLKKVFHLGGGEAKKKRLYNNIKMDTDPEELWEMVGELGDGAFGKVYKAQHKEHKRYAAAKMCQLEDEENLSDHMVEIDILSEIKHPNIVELYEAFSLDDKLWMLIEYCDGGALDSIMVELEKPLTEPQIAYVCKHMTEGLTFLHRNKVIHRDLKAGNVLLTMEGGVKLADFGVSAKNKHTMQKHDTFIGTPYWMAPELVLCETFRDNPYDHKVDIWSLGITLIELAQMEPPNSEMSPMRVLLKIQKSEPPKLEQPSRWSKEFNDFLKKSLVKDPQVRPTTDVLMQHAFINRNLDSKPIKDLLLEYKAEVVEEVVDDETEEPRNSALQLDLDDDSASLQSQDIDKLPGTPTSILRDAKEQSQPSSSLPIAAAATAAAAAATTTTKATTPDRPNHTKDDNAEAAAQQPPHTKVPAPAPPSSQQTPPPQVQQPPTPPAQTTAAVLQKKTEDAAAVAEAAEKTESDKKHFVKKEKGKAPPPPSPLGLANAKPSPSDSQISPKKMATPEPASPVTTAIEVAIGQETMEPKPQPPSPTASSIVSVQSVASSSSSGSVSNAVLSSSTSLITINSDPPTPQHHQPLPPQAQHLVLPNSLESVSQITVVTSTHPPVIIDNSVVPPQNEVIIVSNDLNKSTHLHESSTDDDFPSLDDSLGDASTPPHKQSSMILAVNEPAGIVPAPPPQPQTASTVHARKLDESEVLIVSPSYADDDSAYNTASGSHSHDHSDHLMDTSHVSVVTVGDEVVKVKDSSNELGKRQPNGVGIVPEDVNIIVNRFKHDKRSPDSSLSENGSVRGRRGIEVQVGGSGGSDVDSIGTNTSQDSRHETDHNNKPQPPAAVLMPPPPPSVTNNHNHETIDEEEEVVIRPKARVPPVVKGVNAQGLTKEEIELRNLRKKTRKRTRKFEIDGVQMTTTTSRVIYGDDENGRIYDDHDFRKQELRELKMLQKQEKKQQTELYVKEQQAKEQQDRRFEQERSSLEKTYEADMDMVARQHKQLVEKTEQTQENELRSSSKRIRSEQEQELKIFRENLKQEIRLLKQEVDLFPKDKRKDEFKQRRSAMELDHEEKERAFLDSLKERHELLLRRLSEKHRDHLATINRNFLQQKQNAMRTREALLWELEEKQLHERHQLSKRHVKELCFMQRHQMIIRHEKELDQVKRMLQRKEEDMVKKQTMEKRALPKRIRAERKARDLMFRESLRISTNLDPEIERDRLKKFQEQEKKRYMQEERRFEVKHQKQLEELRATRESAIKELEQLQNEKRRALVEHEQSKLSEIDERLKGELREWREQLVPRKQRLEETFAQQLDEMETLYGGALIVSMPSDTLQRDHFTGSTRSSLSSYSEG, from the exons ATGTCTTTTATCACCAACCTGAAGAAGGTCTTCCACCTCGGCGGGGGTGAGGCCAAGAAGAAACGCCTGTACAACAACATCAAGATGGACACTGATCCGGAGGAGCTATGGGAAATGGTGGGGGAGCTTGGCGATGGGGCCTTCGGCAAGGTATACAAGGCCCAGCATAAGGAGCACAAGCGGTACGCCGCCGCCAAGATGTGTCAACTGGAGGACGAGGAGAACCTCAGCGatcacatggtcgagatcgaCATTCTCTCGGAGATCAAGCACCCAAATATAGTGGAGCTGTATGAGGCCTTCTCCCTCGACGATAAGCTATGG ATGCTCATCGAGTACTGCGACGGCGGAGCCCTGGACAGCATCATGGTGGAGCTGGAGAAGCCCCTGACTGAGCCGCAGATTGCCTATGTTTGCAAACACATGACCGAGGGTCTCACCTTCCTGCACCGCAACAAAGTCATCCATCGCGATTTGAAAGCAGGAAACGTGCTGCTCACCATGGAAGGTGGCGTTAAGTTGG CGGACTTTGGTGTTTCGGCCAAGAACAAGCACACCATGCAGAAGCACGACACCTTCATCGGCACTCCCTACTGGATGGCCCCGGAGCTGGTGCTCTGCGAAACGTTCCGGGACAACCCGTACGATCACAAAGTAGACATCTGGTCACTGGGCATCACGCTCATAGAGCTGGCCCAGATGGAGCCGCCCAACAGCGAGATGTCACCCATGCGAGTCCTGCTCAAGATCCAAAAGAGCGAGCCGCCCAAGCTGGAGCAGCCCTCCAGGTGGAGCAAGGAGTTCAACGACTTCCTCAAGAAGTCCTTAGTCAAG GATCCCCAGGTTAGGCCCACGACGGATGTGCTGATGCAGCATGCCTTCATCAACAGGAATCTGGATTCCAAGCCCATCAAGGATCTGCTGCTCGAGTACAAGGCCGAAGTCGTGGAGGAGGTGGTTGACGACGAGACCGAG GAACCCCGCAACTCGGCGCTCCAGCTCGACCTGGACGATGACTCTGCTTCGCTGCAGAGCCAAGACATTGACAAAC TTCCAGGTACACCTACATCCATTTTGCGGGATGCCAAAGAGCAGTCCCAACCAAGTAGCAGTTTACCAATCGCAGCAGcggcaactgcagcagcagcagcagctacAACCACAACTAAAGCAACCACTCCGGACAGACCAAACCACACAAAGGATGACAATGCTGAAGCGGCAGCCCAGCAGCCGCCGCATACCAAAGTGCCTGCTCCAGCGCCACCGTCATCCCAACAAACGCCACCACCGCAAGTCCAGCAGCCACCTACACCACCAGCCCAAACCACAGCGGCCGTGCTGCAAAAGAAAACCGAGGATGCGGCAGCTGTTGCAGAAGCAGCCGAAAAAACCGAATCCGACAAAAAG CACTTTGTCAAAAAGGAAAAGGGCAAAGCCCCGCCTCCACCGTCACCGTTGGGCCTTGCAAATGCCAAGCCGTCTCCTAGCGATTCCCAGATTTCTCCCAAAAAGATGGCCACGCCCGAACCCGCCTCCCCAGTCACCACGGCCATTGAGGTGGCCATTGGCCAAGAGACGATGGAGCCGAAACCGCAGCCGCCCTCGCCCACAGCCTCCTCCATTGTGTCCGTGCAATCGGTGGCCTCCTCCAGCTCCTCGGGCAGCGTTTCCAATGCTGTCCTCAGTTCGAGTACTTCCCTGATCACCATCAACAGCGATCCGCCCACACCGCAGCATCATCAACCGCTGCCCCCACAAGCGCAGCATTTGGTTCTGCCAAACAGTTTGGAGTCGGTGAGTCAAATTACAGTGGTGACCAGCACCCACCCGCCGGTGATCATCGACAACTCTGTGGTGCCACCGCAGAACGAGGTGATCATCGTGTCCAACGATCTGAACAAGAGCACTCACCTCCACGAGTCTTCGACGGATGACGACTTCCCATCGCTGGACGACAGCTTGGGCGATGCCAGCACGCCGCCCCACAAGCAATCCTCAATGATATTGGCTGTTAATGAGCCAGCAGGAATAGTTCCTGCTCCTCCGCCACAGCCGCAAACTGCTTCCACTGTCCACGCCCGCAAGCTGGACGAGAGTGAGGTGTTGATTGTGAGTCCCTCCTACGCGGATGATGACTCGGCTTATAACACGGCATCAGGCAGTCACAGTCACGACCACAGCGACCATCTGATGGACACGAGCCACGTGTCAGTGGTTACCGTGGGCGATGAGGTGGTCAAGGTGAAGGATAGCAGCAATGAGCTGGGCAAGCGCCAGCCCAACGGAGTCGGCATTGTGCCCGAGGACGTGAACATCATTGTGAACCGATTCAAGCACGATAAGCGATCGCCGGACAGCTCGCTGAGCGAGAATGGCTCGGTGCGCGGACGCCGAGGTATTGAGGTGCAGGTTGGCGGCAGCGGAGGATCCGACGTGGACAGCATTGGCACCAACACTAGTCAGGACAGCCGGCACGAGACGGATCACAATAACAAGCCGCAGCCTCCAGCGGCTGTGCTGATGCCTCCACCGCCTCCGTCGGTGACGAATAACCACAACCATGAGACCAtagacgaggaggaggaggtggtgaTTCGACCCAAGGCGAGGGTTCCGCCCGTGGTCAAGGGAGTCAACGCTCAAGGTCTCACCAAGGAGGAGATTGAGCTGCGCAATCTGCGCAAGAAGACACGCAAGCGTACCCGTAAATTCGAGATCGATGGTGTGCAGATGACCACCACCACAAGTCGGGTGATCTACGGCGACGATGAGAACGGACGAATCTACGATGACCACGACTTCCGCAAGCAGGAGCTGCGTGAACTGAAGATGCTACAAAAGCAGGAGAAGAAACAGCAGACCGAATTGTACGTAAAGGAGCAGCAGGCCAAGGAGCAGCAGGATCGCCGCTTTGAGCAGGAGCGATCGTCGCTGGAAAAGACCTACGAGGCGGACATGGATATGGTGGCGCGCCAGCACAAGCAGCTAGTAGAAAAGACAGAGCAGACGCAGGAGAACGAGCTGCGCTCCTCGTCGAAGCGTATTCGCTCCGAGCAAGAGCAGGAGCTGAAGATCTTCCGCGAGAACCTCAAGCAGGAGATCCGGCTGCTCAAGCAGGAGGTGGACCTATTCCCCAAGGACAAACGCAAGGACGAGTTTAAGCAGCGCCGTTCGGCCATGGAGCTTGATCACGAGGAGAAGGAGCGCGCCTTCCTCGATTCCTTAAAGGAGAGGCATGAGCTTCTATTAAGACGACTTAGCGAGAAGCATCGTGACCACCTGGCCACCATCAACCGCAACTTCCTGCAGCAGAAGCAGAACGCAATGAGAACGCGGGAAGCACTGCTCTGGGAGTTGGAGGAGAAGCAGCTGCACGAGCGACACCAGCTGTCCAAGCGGCATGTAAAGGAGCTCTGTTTCATGCAACGACACCAGATGATCATCCGGCACGAGAAGGAGCTTGATCAGGTGAAGCGTATGCTGCAGCGCAAGGAGGAGGACATGGTCAAGAAACAGACGATGGAGAAGCGGGCGCTACCCAAGCGAATCCGAGCTGAGCGTAAGGCACGAGACCTTATGTTCCGTGAATCCCTACGTATTTCTACGAACCTAGATCCAGAAATTGAACGCGATCGATTGAAGAAG TTCCAGGAGCAAGAGAAGAAGCGCTACATGCAGGAGGAGCGAAGATTCGAGGTCAAGCATCAAAAGCAATTGGAAGAGCTACGCGCCACACGCGAAAGCGCCATAAA GGAGCTTGAGCAACTTCAGAACGAGAAGCGAAGGGCTCTGGTGGAGCACGAGCAATCCAAGCTATCGGAGATCGATGAGCGACTAAAGGGGGAGCTGCGCGAGTGGCGCGAACAGTTGGTGCCCCGCAAACAG CGCCTGGAGGAGACCTTCGCCCAGCAGCTCGACGAAATGGAGACCCTGTACGGCGGAGCCCTGATTGTGTCCATGCCCTCGGACACGCTGCAGCGAGATCACTTCACCGGCTCGACGCGCAGCAGCCTGAGTTCGTATTCCGAGGGCTGA